A single window of Fervidicoccus fontis Kam940 DNA harbors:
- a CDS encoding type II/IV secretion system ATPase subunit has translation MEERTRGSELFGKLKEFFEKREKKLRLLSSSHSFPEIAGNSVSSYDIGAFRVSIVESGSNFAYVVKPLKNVEDLRQRIEEKLEEIILLMKRGNDIADIISAVLKIERERIPDAIYVLRNAVGYGKLQAILDDPYILDLSVEGPGQIWVRHSLVEMLRPEQDFVPTNIIFNSNEEIVMMQQVIATKCNTFISTSNPILDSQLPPKDGGHRVHLVFPTVSHQRPEIVIRKRLPMPPSIEQYIEMKVMPRAVAELLRLVLNARGSVIVAGPPGSGKTTVMRSLLYHSVPKTWKVMVIEDTGEIDPPQGSPWTRYTTFELGSVKVDLFDLAKASLRASGTRLIVVGETRGQEARVLAQAMMVGLGALTSFHGSSPEEVSTRLMSPPINLAPSQVGMFHFVAIMGFGDKPRRQLKLLAELKYDPLSQNVVSKTIWDRDKDGMEISLETLISRSEKIEELEMRLEKPFQALNRKVKDEEESKMFENLLEGRSL, from the coding sequence TTGGAAGAGAGGACAAGGGGCTCAGAGCTCTTTGGGAAGCTGAAAGAGTTCTTCGAGAAGAGGGAGAAGAAGCTGAGGCTCCTGAGCTCCTCCCATAGCTTCCCCGAGATCGCGGGGAACTCAGTCTCCAGCTACGACATTGGCGCTTTCAGAGTCAGCATCGTCGAGAGCGGGAGCAACTTCGCTTATGTAGTGAAGCCCCTGAAGAACGTCGAGGATCTAAGGCAGAGAATTGAAGAGAAGCTGGAGGAAATTATCCTGCTGATGAAGAGGGGGAACGACATTGCAGATATCATCTCTGCAGTATTGAAGATAGAGAGGGAGAGGATCCCCGATGCTATCTATGTGCTGAGGAACGCCGTTGGCTACGGGAAGTTGCAAGCCATCCTCGATGATCCCTATATCTTGGACTTGAGCGTTGAAGGACCTGGGCAAATATGGGTGAGGCATTCTCTCGTTGAAATGCTCAGGCCTGAGCAGGACTTCGTCCCCACGAATATCATTTTCAATTCAAACGAAGAAATTGTCATGATGCAGCAGGTCATAGCAACGAAGTGCAATACTTTCATATCGACTTCCAACCCCATCCTAGATTCGCAGCTCCCCCCAAAGGACGGAGGACACAGAGTCCACCTCGTCTTCCCAACGGTCTCCCATCAGAGACCAGAGATCGTCATCAGGAAGAGACTCCCTATGCCTCCGAGCATCGAGCAGTACATAGAGATGAAGGTCATGCCAAGAGCAGTTGCTGAGCTGCTGAGGCTCGTCCTCAATGCCAGGGGATCTGTCATAGTTGCAGGACCTCCAGGCTCTGGGAAAACTACGGTCATGCGTTCCCTACTCTACCATTCCGTTCCAAAAACATGGAAGGTCATGGTCATAGAGGACACTGGCGAGATCGATCCTCCTCAAGGATCCCCATGGACACGCTATACTACCTTCGAGCTCGGTTCGGTGAAGGTGGATCTATTCGATCTAGCAAAAGCTTCTCTCAGGGCTTCAGGAACGAGGTTGATTGTAGTTGGGGAGACGAGGGGGCAGGAAGCACGAGTTTTAGCGCAAGCCATGATGGTGGGATTGGGAGCTCTGACTAGCTTCCACGGTTCTTCCCCTGAAGAAGTCTCCACGAGGCTCATGAGCCCTCCGATAAACCTAGCTCCATCTCAAGTTGGCATGTTCCATTTCGTCGCAATAATGGGCTTCGGAGATAAACCGAGGAGACAGCTCAAGCTCTTGGCAGAGCTGAAGTACGATCCGCTGTCTCAGAATGTAGTTTCGAAGACCATCTGGGACAGGGATAAGGACGGGATGGAAATCTCCCTCGAGACGCTCATCTCGAGATCGGAGAAGATCGAGGAGCTCGAGATGAGGTTGGAGAAGCCTTTCCAAGCCCTGAACAGAAAGGTGAAGGATGAGGAGGAAAGCAAGATGTTCGAAAATCTCCTGGAAGGTCGATCCCTTTGA
- a CDS encoding potassium-transporting ATPase subunit KdpA, with translation MIQVLISYWLAIFIAVSLLGYELSRLLKKMVLEWNFEPPKLLKKVFDVLDIIGLGSSSEKSFLKYIADAFLLNFILIAIDTIMLMKQSLFFGGPDLPWDLALNTAVSFVTNTNLQHYAGEISLTNMAQCVVIGTTMFIAPATGIAVSLAFMRSLKGLQAGNFYRDLVMVTFFLLLPISIIAAVILASLGVPQTFEDHVAFENPYAGSFIMRLGPIASFEAIKLLGTNGGGFFGANSAHPFENPNGLSNFIESVLMLLIPTSLLFTFGRIFGKKRGLSMFAIAYALAFMIIGVAVMNRVPALSYLAEPRLGYEGALAFNTASLLSDTGATASSLFAMRPSAIASFLIAMFIQSVPGADGVGLLYLLVYIFIIIFIGSLMIGKTPKFLNMGISPKVVKYSTIVFLIHPTIILVPTAIALLTKQYLSFASSLNPQVYTMVLYEFTSAAANNGSGYLGTMGNTAFWNVSTAIVMFLGRYLPLGLFLLIAQDLHRCKRGVADEPVKTQGGLFIVFSVVMIIILTALTFFPFIVIGPMLMGG, from the coding sequence ATGATCCAGGTATTGATATCCTACTGGCTCGCCATCTTCATCGCCGTGTCATTGCTAGGGTACGAGCTCAGTAGGCTCTTGAAGAAGATGGTATTGGAATGGAACTTCGAACCTCCAAAACTCTTGAAGAAAGTTTTCGATGTGCTCGACATCATCGGGCTGGGATCCTCCTCGGAGAAGTCCTTCCTCAAATACATCGCCGATGCCTTCCTGCTCAACTTCATTTTAATAGCCATAGACACGATTATGCTCATGAAGCAGAGCCTGTTCTTTGGGGGACCCGATCTCCCTTGGGACTTGGCTTTGAACACGGCAGTTTCATTTGTCACGAACACGAACCTGCAGCACTACGCTGGGGAGATATCCCTCACGAATATGGCCCAGTGCGTTGTCATAGGGACAACGATGTTCATAGCTCCTGCGACTGGAATAGCCGTTTCCTTGGCTTTCATGCGATCCCTCAAGGGGCTCCAGGCCGGCAATTTCTACCGAGACCTGGTCATGGTCACCTTTTTCCTCCTTCTCCCCATCTCCATCATCGCTGCCGTGATTTTAGCTTCCCTCGGTGTGCCGCAGACATTCGAGGACCATGTGGCATTCGAAAACCCCTACGCGGGCTCATTCATCATGAGGCTGGGCCCGATCGCTTCATTTGAAGCAATAAAGCTTCTCGGGACAAATGGAGGAGGATTCTTCGGTGCCAACTCGGCTCACCCCTTCGAGAACCCAAATGGTCTGTCGAACTTCATCGAATCTGTCCTCATGCTGCTCATACCGACGAGTCTGCTCTTCACGTTCGGGAGGATATTCGGGAAGAAGAGAGGGCTCTCCATGTTCGCCATCGCCTATGCTTTGGCCTTCATGATTATAGGCGTCGCCGTGATGAACAGGGTCCCAGCTCTCTCCTATCTCGCAGAACCCCGCCTAGGATATGAAGGGGCACTAGCTTTCAACACAGCCTCCCTCCTCTCCGATACAGGAGCGACCGCATCTAGCCTCTTCGCCATGAGACCCTCAGCCATCGCCTCATTCCTCATAGCGATGTTCATCCAGTCTGTGCCCGGAGCTGATGGGGTTGGACTGCTCTACCTTCTGGTCTATATCTTCATAATAATATTCATAGGATCCCTCATGATAGGGAAGACGCCAAAGTTCCTCAACATGGGGATATCTCCGAAAGTCGTAAAGTATTCTACTATCGTATTCCTCATCCACCCTACCATCATACTCGTCCCAACTGCCATCGCTCTCCTCACGAAGCAGTACCTTTCTTTCGCCTCATCTCTGAACCCCCAAGTCTACACGATGGTGCTCTATGAGTTCACCTCAGCTGCAGCAAACAATGGCTCCGGCTATTTAGGCACGATGGGAAACACAGCCTTCTGGAACGTTTCGACAGCCATCGTCATGTTCCTCGGGAGGTATTTGCCGCTAGGGCTCTTCCTCCTCATCGCCCAAGATCTGCACAGATGCAAGAGGGGGGTAGCAGATGAGCCTGTTAAGACCCAGGGCGGTCTCTTCATAGTTTTCTCCGTTGTGATGATAATCATTCTGACTGCGCTGACCTTCTTCCCGTTCATCGTCATAGGTCCAATGCTCATGGGTGGTTGA
- a CDS encoding SDR family NAD(P)-dependent oxidoreductase, translating into MSLKNKISLVTGGGSGIGKAIAEKLSSMGSTVIIFDVSEQSGSSVAKQINDEGGNAHFFKVDVSQ; encoded by the coding sequence TTGTCATTAAAGAATAAGATCTCCCTCGTCACCGGGGGAGGGAGTGGAATAGGGAAAGCTATTGCGGAAAAGCTCTCCTCTATGGGCTCCACGGTCATAATATTCGATGTCTCGGAGCAGAGCGGATCTTCGGTAGCCAAGCAAATTAACGATGAGGGAGGGAATGCTCACTTCTTCAAGGTAGATGTCTCCCAATGA